From one bacterium genomic stretch:
- a CDS encoding ABC transporter ATP-binding protein: MNEILLQTHDLHKRYRTGKDSELHVLKGITLEVAAGEIVAIVGPSGVGKSTLLHLIGTLDRPSKGRITWQGRDVNQLAEAQLAQFRNKTIGFVYQMHHLLPEFTALENILLPGLIAGQRMPALTERGRQLLSQVGLEARAGHRPSELSGGEQQRVAVARALINQPRLILADEPSGNLDMASGEQLHQLLWQLCRANGQTLIIVTHNRELAQRADRVIELLDGRIKSDEKNH, translated from the coding sequence ATGAATGAGATTTTACTGCAAACCCATGATCTGCACAAGCGGTACCGCACCGGCAAGGATTCGGAACTGCATGTCTTAAAGGGCATCACTCTGGAGGTGGCAGCGGGTGAAATCGTCGCCATCGTCGGCCCTTCCGGCGTGGGCAAAAGCACTCTGTTGCACCTGATCGGCACATTGGACCGGCCGTCAAAAGGCCGGATCACATGGCAGGGCCGGGACGTCAATCAGCTCGCTGAAGCTCAGCTGGCCCAGTTCCGGAATAAAACAATCGGCTTTGTTTATCAGATGCATCATCTGCTGCCCGAGTTCACTGCTTTGGAGAACATCCTCCTGCCCGGATTGATCGCCGGCCAGCGGATGCCGGCATTGACGGAACGGGGCCGTCAGCTTCTCAGCCAAGTGGGCCTGGAAGCCCGCGCCGGACATCGGCCCAGCGAACTCTCAGGCGGCGAGCAACAGCGCGTGGCAGTAGCCCGAGCTCTCATCAATCAGCCGCGCCTGATCCTGGCGGATGAGCCCTCCGGCAACCTGGATATGGCATCCGGCGAACAGCTGCATCAGCTGCTTTGGCAACTGTGCCGCGCCAACGGCCAAACCCTGATCATCGTCACCCATAACCGGGAACTGGCGCAGCGAGCCGACCGGGTGATTGAACTGCTGGACGGCCGCATCAAGAGCGATGAGAAAAATCATTAA